The region CTGCAAATTGCTTGTCCAGATGGTAGCGGAGAGGCCGTAGTCGGTGCAGTTGGCGTATTGGATCACCTCTTCCTCGGTATCAAAAGGGGTGAGGGTAACTACCGGTCCAAAGATCTCCTCGGTGTTGGTGCGGCAGTTGTAAGGCAGGCCTTCAATAATAGTTGGGGCGATAAACCAACCGTTGCTGCAGCGCCCTTCTACCTGCACCTGGTGCCCACCGGTCAGGATGGTGCCGCCTTCCTGCTGAGCCAGCTCAATGTAAGAAAGTACCTTTTGCATGTGCTGCTCCGATACCACAGCGCCCAGTTTGGTGCCTTCTTCCATGGGGTCGCCTACTCGCATGGCTTTCACTTTCTCCACAAAGGTATCCCGGAACTGCTCGTACAGCGGGCGCTCGATAAAAATACGGGAACCACACAGGCAGATCTGCCCCTGGTTGGCAAAGGAGGAGTGGATGGAAGTATGGAGGGCATTGTTAAAGTCGCAGTCGGCAAAAATGATGTTCGGGTTCTTGCCGCCCAGCTCCAGCGAGAGTTTCTTGAACATAGGCGCCGCTGTGGCTGCAATGGTTCGGCCGGTGGCAGTGCCGCCAGTAAAGGAGATCACCGGAACTTTAGGATGTGCCGTGATGGCAGCGCCCACCTTCTGCCCATAGCCATGCACAATGTTGAGCACACCGGGCGGCAAGCCCGCCGCTATACAGATCTCCGAGAGCAGGTACGCCGTTAGGGGTGTTACTTCGGATGGTTTGGCTACCACACAGTTGCCCGCAGCCAGGGCAGGAGCAATCTTCCAGGTAAACAAGTATAAGGGCAGGTTCCAGGGCGAGATGCAGCCTGCCACGCCATGGGGGTGGCGCACGGTGTAGTTAATGGCCTCGGTGCCTTCCATGAAATGCGCCTCCGTGGCGAAATGCTGAATGGCCGTACCGTAAAAACGCATGTTGCTGCTGGCCCGCGGTATATCCACTGCCTTCGCCAGTTTCAAAGGTTTGCCGTTGTCCACAGATTCTGCCTCGGCCAGCCGATCCAGGTTTTGGTCTATCAGGTCAGCGATCTTCATCAGCAAACGGCCACGTTTTTCGGCTGGCGTGTTAGCCCATGCCGGGAAAGCCGCCAGTGCCGCCTGCACCGCCTGCTCCACGTCCAGCTCATCAGAGTCCGGTATAAGCGAATATACCTGGCCGGTTGCCGGGTTATAGTTGTCGATGTACTGACCTGCCACCGGTGCCACCAACTGGCCGTTTATGTAGTTCTGAATCTGCTGCATTTTACCTCCCCCTGCCCCCTCCTAAAAACAGGTGGGGGTGTCTTTAAGAGCCATTTTTTAATTAGCTTATACTACCTATTTACTGAAACACCCTCCCCTGTTTTTAGGGGAGGGTTGGGGAGGGGTATTACAAACACCCTGTTCTACCCCCATCCACCGGCACGTTAATGCCATTGATGTAGGCAGCGGCAGGTGTAGCCAGAAACGCAGCGGCAGCGGCTACTTCCTCAGGTTCAGCAAAGCGACGGGCAGGTATTTCCTGCATCATCTCTTCCTCCACAGCATCCACAGCCGCATCGGTTTTCTTTGCTTTGTTTTCGATGATGGACTCCAGGCGGCCGGTGCGGGTGGCGCCGGGCAGCACGTTGTTTACCGTGATGCCGAATGGGCCCAGCTCGTTGGCCATGGTTTTAGCCCAACTGGCCACCGCGCCACGAATGGTGTTCGAAACCCCCAATCCCTGTAGCGGCTGCTTCACCGAGGTGCTGATCACGTTGATGATGCGGCCATACTTTGCCTCCTTCATATGCGGAATCACGGCTTTGGCCAGCAGGTGGTTCGCGATCAGGTGCTGGTTAAAGGCAGCGGTAAACTCGTCGGTGATGGCCTCGGTAATCGGTCCGCCCGCCGGACCGCCGGTGTTGTTTACCAGGATGTGCACCTCAGGTTGGTCGTTGAGGTAGGCCTGCACGCGTATGTTCAGGTCGTAAGGGTCCGCAAAATCGGCGGTGATGTAGTCGTGCTGCTGCCCTTGCTGTGTGTCCAGTTCCTGGGCTACCTGCTGTAGTTTGTCCTCATGGCGGGCTATGAGCGTTACGCTTGCCCCCAGTTGTGCCAGTTCTATAGCTATTGCTTTGCCAATGCCCTGTGTGCTGCCACACACCAGGGCACGTTTGTTCTTCAGGTTTAAGTCCATAGGATAAATGTACGTAAATCTATACGAAGTAGCATAGCTATACTTATCCCGCAGCTATCATGTTTGCCGGAAAATGCGTACTTTCAAAATGTAAACCTCAAAATCAAAACTATGGCCATAACGAGACCTTTCAATTTTAAGAAGTGGATTGATGAGCACCGCCACCTGCTAAAGCCCCCGGTAGGCAACCAGCAAGTGTTTAAGGATAACGACGACTTTATCGTGATGGTGGTGGGCGGCCCCAACGCCCGCAAGGATTATCATTACGACGAGGGCGAGGAGTTTTTCTACCAACTGGAAGGCGATATCGTGCTCAAGATCATAGAGGATGGCAAGCCGGTGGATATCCCGATAAAGGAAGGCGAGATTTTCCTGCTGCCGCCGCGCGTGCCGCACTCGCCGCAGCGCCCGGCCAACACGGTGGGCCTGGTGATGGAGCGTTACCGCAAGCCCGGCGAGCAAGACGGCTTCCTGTGGTTCTGCGAGAACTGCGGCAACAAGCTGTATGAGGAGTACGCCGACGTAAGCGATATTGTAGGGCAACTGCCGGTTATCATGAGCCACTTCTGGGACAGCATGGAGCACCGCACCTGCAACAACTGCGGCACCGTGATGGAGCCGCCTGCCAAACCAGTTGAGGCTGCTAAATAACATATGCATCACCCTGAGCTGTTCTCCAGCCGCCTTCGGCTTCGCCTGATACAGCCTTCAGATGCAGACTTTATACTTCGGGGACTGTCCGACAGGCGGGTGACGCAGTACTACGCGGTGCACTACAATACGCTGGAGGAAGTAGAGCAGGAGCAAATGCCGTTTTACCAGAGCCTGCTGCAGAGCGGCACAGGCGCCTGGTGGACCTTCTCTTTAAAGGAGGATGATACGCTGCTAGGGGCCTGTGGCCTGAATAACCTGGAGGAGGTGCACCGGAAAGGCCAGATTGGTTTCTGGCTGCTGCCGGAGCATTGGGGCAATGGCTATATTCCGGAGGCTGCCGAAGCTGTTCTGAAGTATGGTTTTGCACAGCTGGACCTCAACCGCATCGAAGCCATTGTGGAAGGCGGCAATAACCAGTCAGCGAAAGTGCTGCAAAAGCTGGGCTTTACCTGTGAGGGCAGGCTGCGCGAGCGCGAGATCAAAAACGGCCGCTTCATCGATCTGCTATACTTTGGCCTGCTCCGCAAAGACAGGCAACAGCAAGTATAAGCTTTCGCGCCGTAGGTGCGTAAAAAGTATAAAATGATTATCTTGTTGGATTGCCCGACAGAGTCATACACCGTATAGCCGCATTTTCGTTCGTTTTTACCATGCAAGAGAAGAAGCCCATACTTACTGCTGATAACCTGCTGAAGATCGACATCCATACGCATATCCTGCCCGCTACCTGGCCAAACCTGCGCGAGCGATATGGCTATGGCGGCTTTGTACGGCTGGAGCACCACAAGCCCTGCTGCGCCCGCATGATGATGGACGACAAGTTCTTCCGCGAGATACAGGATAACTGCTGGGACCCCAGGGTGCGCATGCACGAGTGCAGCCGCCATCGGGTAGGGGTGCAGGTGTTGAGCACGGTGCCGGTCATGTTTAACTATTGGGCAAGGCCGGAGCACACGTACGATCTCTCGCAGATTCTGAATGACCACATTGCCGGTATTGTAGCTGATTACCCCGACCGCTTCATAGGCTTGGGCACCATCCCGATGCAGGACACCGACCTGGCTATAAAGGAGCTGGAGCGCTGCGTAAAGGAGCTGGGCATGCCAGGCATTCAGATCGGCACGAACATAAACGGCTGTAACCTCGACGAGCCGAAGCTTTTTCCTGTTTTTGAGGCGGCCGAGGAGTTGGGAGCGGCCATTTTTGTTCACCCCTGGGACATGCTGGGCAAAGACCGTACGGGCAAGTACTGGATGCCCTGGCTGGTCGGCATGCCCGCCGAGACAACGGTGGCTATCTGCTCTATGATCTTCGGAGGCGTGTTCGAGCGCCTGCCGAAGTTGCGTGTGGCCTTCGCGCATGGCGGCGGCTCTTTTCCGGCAACCATCGGTCGCATTGCCCACGGCTTCGAGGTGCGCCCCGATCTGTGTGCTGTGGATAACAACGTAAATCCTCGCGAGTACCTCGGCAAGTTCTACCTAGATTCACTGGTGCACGACCCGCTGATGCTGGAGTACCTTGTAAACCTTGTTGGTGCGGATAAAATAGCCCTCGGCACCGACTACCCTTTTCCGTTGGGCGAGCTGGAGCCCGGCAAGCTCATCGAATCCATGCCGTACGACCTGGCTACCAAAGAACGTATGCTCAGCGGCACTGCCCTAGAGTGGCTAAACCTGGAGCGCGAGCAGTTTGTAAAGAGCAGCGCTGCAGTGGGCCTGCCAAAGGATCAGAAAGTATAATCTGCCAGAGTCAGGAATTGAGGGCTACGTGTCGTGCCCAACCACCTCTAGCTCCATTTCTCCCCTCCCCAACCCTCCCCTAAAAACAGGGGAGGGAGCCTGTAATTACTTTTGCCAAAGTATAAATTCCATAGCTGCTGCCTTCGCGCGGACAGGTCGCGACCTGTCCCTACAAGTATAAACCCACCCCTAGCCGCTCCCAAGAGGGAAATTTTCAGCAGACGATTACATCCCCTTGCCCCCTTCGAAGGGGGACTTATACTTGTTCCATAGCAATGGCAGCAGCTATCGAACTTGATCCCAGTCTTTGGGTTGAGCGCCTATGCGAGTTTTTCCGGTGATGAGCGCAAGCGAGGCAGCCCGAGGTACGAGGGCAGGAAAAGCTCCCAGCGCGATGCCCGAGGACGAGCCCTCTCGGGCTGGAGAGCAGAAAGGATACTATGGAACAAGTTGGTTGTAAAGCCGTGGATGAACGGGAGCTAGAAAGGATAGCTCGTGTCAAGTTGCGGGAAGCAGCGGCTGTGGAAGTGTAAACGCTACAGAAGATAGCAACCAGCAAGTATAGCCAAGGCAAGCCCGAGCATAAGATGAGCAGCAGCTACGGCACCAGAAAGCAGCTACCACCCTAAACCAAGATCAAACCATCAGAAGAAACTACAGATTCTATTGTTTTGCCTGTTAAATTTTATACTTTGGCTAAATATTTGCTCGTTCTTAAAGTATACAATTCAACCTTTTATCTATGCGTAACTTACTCTTTAGCTTACTCTTTGTGGGGGCTTTTGCCACGGCTGCACATGCCCAGAAAGAGTTTGCCCATATAGAATTACCCATGAACCGCGCAGAGGATCTCGTGTCCGTGGCAGATGACGAGGGCAACGTGGTGGTATACTTTTACCAGGGCGGAAACCTGAACTTCGCAATGATCTCACCCACGGGGGAGAAGCTGGCGCAGCACGAGATTCCGTACCGGCACTCCAAAGACCCGCAGGTGATGGGCACCCGCGTAACAGCGGATGAATTCATTTTCTACAGCCGCTATACCAATGGCCGTCGCGAATATGTGCGCCCGTTCGCCATTAGCCGCCATACCGGTGCTTTCCGCAGCATACAGGATGTGCAGCTGAAGCTGGAGCGCAATGTCACGTTTGTGGGCGGTTTCGGGGATGAGGACCATTTCTACATGCTCTACACCGACAAAGACAGCAACCTGCACCTGTACCGCGACTCGGACGACAACGTAGCTACGATGGATTACAAGCTGTTTAAGGCAGAGCAGATGCCCCGCACCCGCGACCGCTACGCCCGCGAGTCGGGCATGATCTACGTGCACCCGGACCTGGAGCGAAATGTGTTCACGGGCCACCACCGCAGCAAGATCTACTCGCGCGGCGATAAACTGCACATGATCTTCGACGGATACTCGCTGCGGGGCAAACCATCTAAAGAAACCACCACCGAGATCCTGACGCTGGACTGGAATACCGGAAAGTCCGAGTACCGCACACTACCGGTTATAGAGCAGCGCAACGAGCCCAGCTTTAACTCTTTCCTGCACCAGGATAAGCTTTTCAGGGTGAACCTGGAGAAAGACAAACTGAAGCTGACGGCCTACGACTTTAACACGCTGCAACCCCTGAAAGAGTATACTTTCACGGATAAGGAGCAACTGGCGCTGGCCTCTACGCCGGTGTACCAGCGCGGTGCAGGCGGTTTGTTCTCGTCTGGGTATGAGGTGATAGAGAAGGAGGACAAGGTGATGAAGAACCTGGCCAGCGGCGTGCCTGCCATCACGGTGGATACCTACAGCGACAGCACCTTGCAGCTTACCATCGGCTCCTACAAAGCGCCAACAGAGCGCAGCAACCGCAACGACCGCAGCCGCATGGTGCGTACCCCGGACCGTTACGTGCGCACATCGCGCGGGCTGATGCTGATCCCCGGCCGCTGGACACCGGCTTACAACATCCCGACCTATTACCTGAACTCACCCTACTACAGCCGCTATTTCTACGACCCATGGGGGCAGGGCGGCAACATGCCAACAGGCCCGGGGGTTAGCACCTACTTCCACTCCGTGCTGGACGCCAACAGCCTGGCAAAGGTAGAGCAGGAGGGCGATGTGGAGGTGCTGCAGGAGCGCGTGGAGGAGTATGAGCGCAGCCTTAAACCGGAGCCTGAGTTTCAGACGATCTACCGCTACGGCGACAAACTACACTACGGCTACTACGACCGCAAGGCACGTACATTCCGGATCGTGGAGTTTGCCCATGGCCAGGAGCCAGCTCAGCAGCCTGCACAGGAATAATCAGACCATAGTTTTGTGTATAAAAATGGCCGCCAGTGTTTGCTGGCGGCCATTTTTTATAGGTGTCAGGAATAAAACTAGTTCTGCTTCTCCTGCATCAGTTGGTCTACGCGCTGCTGCACGGCTTGGTCCTGGCGGTAGGCAAGCATGATCTGCTCAAACTTCTCCAGCGTCATGCCCTCCTGCTGTATGGCTGCTTCCAAGTCTTTCTGAAGGGCTGGCTGCATCTCCATCATGCGCTGCGCCGCATTGTTAAAGGCTGCCATCTCTTCCGGGGTTGCCTCCACCTCGCTTAGCTTTTGCTGCTGGTGCGCCTGTGCCATCTGGTTAAACTTGTCCACGCTCAACTTCTCTTCCTCCAGAATGCCCATCATGGCTTTTTCGCCTTCCTGCTGCACAGTCATCAGGCGGGCGCTGGCATCGGCAAACTGCTGCAGGTCCGCGTCGGAGAAGTTCTGTGGCTGGGCCTGCTGGGTTGGCGGAGCGGTTTGTTGTGCCATAGCGGCAGGTGCTGCCAGTGCAGCACCACATATAAGCGCGGCAAAGGCTGCGCCTTTAAGGTTTTGCTTAAGATTCATAAAGTGGGGGATTTGTTTTAAGGTGTGAAAAGAAGGTTCAGAGCCAACTATAGCGTTGGGCTCAGGGATTTATACATACGAAGTGTGGAAATTGTTGTGCGGCCGCAGGCAAGTATAGCCCAGGCTTCTGAGCAGCAGGATACAGCCAAGCAACGGGAACGGCTACTGCACACACATATGGCCTCGGGTTTACACCGGGAGGGGCAGGAGTTATACTTCTGCTCTTAAAACAAAAGAGACGCTATGTCTTGCGTCTCTACCGGTTCGTCGATCTACAAAGGCGGTGGTTATGCTTCTGCCGCAGCGTTGTACTTCTTTAGCCTCTCTTTCTGGACGAGTTGCTTCTCCAGCAGCTTCTGAACTTCGGGCTTGTCGTAATCCTCTATACGCTGAATGTGCTTCATCACCTTCTTCATAATCTTGTCCTGCTGCTGACCCGTCTCCAAGGCGTAGGAGTAGGGCAGGTCGGTGAAGGTAACCATGGAGTAGAGCGGGATCCACTTATCCGGGTATTGTGCGGAGATTTTGCCCTCGATCTTTTTGCGTAGCAGGAAGCGCGGATCAGCCACCTTGTCGCGCATTTCGATAAAATTCATTACGGCCAGGTCGGCGATGGCGTCGGCGTTAGGTTTGCGGCGGCGCTCGAAAGCCCTGAAAAGTGCGTCCCAGTCATCCCCCTCAAAGCCGTGCAGCATCTGGTCCAGTACCGTGATGTCCTCGAAGCCGGCATTCATCCCTTGCCCGTAGAAAGGCACCACCGCATGGCTGGCATCCCCAATCAGCAGCGATTTACCCTCGTAGCTCCAGGGAAAGCATTTAACCGTAATCAGCGAGCCGATGGGGTTTGTGAAATAATCCTGCGTCAGGGTAGGCATCAGCGGCACCGCATCCGGGAACACCTCCTGGAAGAAAGCCAGCAGGTCACTCTCATTTTTGATGGCGGCAAAAGACTGCTCGCCTTCATAGGGGAAGAACAAGGTGCAGGTAAAGCTGCCGTCTATGTTGGGCAGGGCGATCATCATGTACTTGCCCCGTGGCCAGATGTGCAGGGCATTCTTCTCGATGGCCCAGCCACCATCGGCAGCAGGTGGAATGGAAAGCTCCTTATAGCCATACTCCAGGTAGCTCTGCTCATAGTTAAAACGCTCTGTCTTCTGCATGGCGCCACGCACCACGGAGAAAGCCCCATCCGCCCCAAAGAGCAAGTCCGGCTGCACCGTCTCGACCTCGCCTGTTTCCAGGTTGCGCAACTGCACCTCGTTGGTGCGCAGGTTCACGTCCATGGCCTGGCGGCTGAAGTGGTAGGTGATGTCGGGGTTCGGCTCCGAGAGGTTCATCAGTGCTGCGTTCAGCCCGCTTCTAGACACCGAGTAAATGGACTGCCCTTCTTTGCCATACGGCTGGAAGGTAAGGGTGCCCTGCTCGTCGTGCATCATGCGGCCGTGCATGGGTATGGCCACCTGGCGCACGTCCTCCTCTATGCCTATGCCTCGTAAAGCGCGCCAGCCGCGGTCGCTGAGGGCGAGGTTAATGGAACGGCCGCCATCCACTATGTTCTTACGCAGGTCAGGGCGGCGCTCGTACAGGTCTACCTTGTGGCCGCGTTTGGCCAGGTACAGAGACAGCAGCGAGCCGACCAAACCAGCTCCCATAATGGCGATGTTCTTTTTCTCGGTCATAGTATATCGGGGCAGAGCCTCTTGGTACTGTAAAATAACGGTTTCTGGACCGTATTGGCAAGTGTGCTAGCCTTTCACGCAGCGGAACGTGAGGTTGATGCGAGGTTGTACGGCTTTGGCCGTTTTAGGGACGTGGTGGAGCCAACGGTGCTGCGTAGGCCCCTGCATAAGCAGCAAACTGCCGTGAGAAAGTATAAGCGGAACGGGCTTTAGGTCTTTGCGGGTGCGGTGCCTGAAGGCGAAGCGGCGCTCGCCGCCAAAACTCAGACTGGCGATACTTGGTTGCTGCCCTAACTCCGGCTCGTTGTCTGCGTGCCAGCCCATACTATCCTGGCCGGTGCGGTAGAGGTTGAGCAACACACTATTATACTTCTGGCCACAGGCCTGCTCCACCTTTCCGCGTAGTTCCTGCAGCACCGGCAGCCACGGCTGCGGCTTGTTTTGCAGCCCCGAGTAAGTGTAAGCCTTATCGCCATACCAGGCCGTGAGGCGGGGCATGGGCAGCTGGCGGCCGAACATTTTTATACTTTCCTGCTGCCAGTTTACTTCCTGCAGCAGGCGCTCAAAGTATACATCGTTTTCCGGGGCAGGTATAAAAGCCGCGGTAAAGTATACTTCGGCATCGGGAAGGGGCAGCTGTTGCCATTGCTCGTTGCTATAGTTCATACATACAGTATAAAGTTCGGTGCTTGCTTTAAAAGATTTCATCGGGGGTTTGGTCGGAATCCAGCACCGGGCGGCCGCTCTTTTTGCGCTCCCGGTCCAGCATCTGGATGGCTTTTGTGGCTGTTAAACCGTGTAATACAATCGACACCATAACGATAAATGCTACGATCGACCACAGCTCGTTAGCCTCGGGCAAATCTACTTTATTCAATGCAAAGGAAAGGTAAAAGAAGGAGCCGATACCCCGAATGCCAAAAAAGCTCACGGCAAGCCTCTCTTTTGTTGTGGAGAGAGTGCCCAGCATACTCGGGAAAGCAGTGGCGGGCCTGATAACGAACAGCAGGGCAAGCCCGATAAGTGCTCCCTTCCAGGTGAGGTAGTCGAGGATGCCGGTTACAAGGCTTCCCCCAAACAGGATTAACAGGACCACCATGATGATGCGTTCGACCTGATTTACAAAATCATGCATCTGCTGGTGGTACTCATGCTCTTCCTCTATGCTGCTCATGGTAAGGGCCGCCGCAAAAACGGCGATAAAGCCATACCCGTGCAGCATTTCCGTAATGCCGTAGGTAACCAATGTGGCGGAGAGGGCAAGGAAGCCGTGCTGTGCCCTCGGGAAATTTGTCTTTTCAGGCATCCTAAAGATCAGGTAAGCCAGCCCACGCCCGATCAGGTAGCCGGTGCCTGCCCCCACTACCACCCGGTAGAGGAGGTCGCGCAGCAGCCAGTCGGTAAACCAGCCGCCGCCTTCCTGTGCCGCGAGGGCCAGCACCACTGCCAGCCAGGTGAAGGGAAACGCAGAGCCGTCGTTTAGGCCGGCTTCTGCCGTTAGCGAGAACCGTACCACATCCTCCTCCGGGTCATTCGGAGGGCCCACCTGTACCTGTTCTGCCAGCACAGGGTCGGTAGGCGCCAGTGCCGCACCCAGCAGTACGGCACCTGCCACCGAAAAGCCCATTATACTCCAGCCCAGCAGGGCTATGGCGGCAATGCACAGCAACATCGTAATACTTACCAGGCGCAATGGAATCCGCCACCGCTTTAAGCCAAACTTCCGCCGGATTTTAAGCCCGGTTCCCATCAGCGAAATAATGACGCTAAGCTCAGTGAGCCGCACCACATGGTCTTCCCGCCAGAGCGGATCGGGGGTAGGCAAGCCCAGTGGCAGCAGGTACAGCAGCACCCCCAGGAGCAGAAACACGACCGGGTAGGAGATAAACGTTTTCTCCAGAATCGTCGGAATCCAGGTCATAGCAAGAGCTGCCACCCCAATTACTGTCATGGCCACTATGTAATCATCCATAAGAAATGGTATCTTTTAAGGCTGTGCCCGTCCTCTGGTACAGTAGTTTGCCTGCTGAGGTTATCTTGTTTCAGCCTAAAGTATAAGTTGCAGCGGTATTTGATTCTGCCGTAAAATTTGTATTTTGAAATCTAAACTATATCCTTTGGAAGCATTAGAAGAATTTTTAGTAGCGTTTAGCGATGCTGCATGGGGAATGCCGCTGCTTATCCTGCTAATGGGTGGCGGGTTTTATTTTATGATTTATTCCGGCTTCCTGCCGTTCCGCTACTTGGGCCATGCCGTTAACGTGATCCGGGGCAAATACGATGACCCGAACGATCCAGGCGACATCAGCCATTTCGAGGCCCTTTCGAGTGCGCTGGCAGCCACGGTGGGCATGGGTAACATCAGCGGTGTGGCCGTGGCCATCGCCATTGGCGGCCCCGGTGTATTGTTCTGGATGTGGGTGAGCGCCTTTGTGGGCATGGCTACTAAGTTCTTTACCTGCTCTTTGTCTATCATGTACCGTGGCCGCGACAGCTACGGGCATATAGAGGGCGGCCCGATGTATGTGGTGCTCCATGGGCTAGGGCGCAAGTGGAAGCCGCTGGCTGTGTTCTTTTCCGTTGCCGGCCTGTTTGGCACGCTCCCTGTCTTCACCAGCAATCAGCTGACGCAGGTTATCCGCGAGGTAGTATTAATACCCAATGGCATTGCCACTACCAACACCTTTGCCTGGAACCTGGGTATAGGCGTGGCGCTGGTGATCATCACCTCGCTGGTGATTTTTGGAGGTATAAAGCGTATTGGCCATGTGGCCGGCAAAATGGTGCCTAGTATGGTGGTGTTGTACATGCTGGCAGTGCTTTATATCATGGCCATGAACTATGCCAGTATACCTGGCGCTTTCGGGTTGATATTTGAAGATGCGTTTACGGCTAACTCCGTGTTGGGAGGGGCGGTTGGAGCCATTATTATTGCCGGGGCGCGGCGAGCCTCTTTCTCTAACGAAGCGGGCATCGGCACAGCCGACATGATGCACGGCGCCGCCAAAACCGATGAGCCTATTCGGGAGGGGCTGGTTGCCATGCTGGGGCCGCTCATCGATACCATTGTGGTCTGTACCCTAACCGGCCTTGCCATTATCGTTACAGGCACGTGGCAGGACCCTGATAAAAACGGCGTGGGCATAACAGTGCACGCCTTCGACACTGCCATGCCCACCGTTGGCTCGTACGTGTTA is a window of Pontibacter kalidii DNA encoding:
- a CDS encoding GNAT family N-acetyltransferase; amino-acid sequence: MHHPELFSSRLRLRLIQPSDADFILRGLSDRRVTQYYAVHYNTLEEVEQEQMPFYQSLLQSGTGAWWTFSLKEDDTLLGACGLNNLEEVHRKGQIGFWLLPEHWGNGYIPEAAEAVLKYGFAQLDLNRIEAIVEGGNNQSAKVLQKLGFTCEGRLREREIKNGRFIDLLYFGLLRKDRQQQV
- a CDS encoding alpha-ketoglutarate-dependent dioxygenase AlkB family protein; its protein translation is MNYSNEQWQQLPLPDAEVYFTAAFIPAPENDVYFERLLQEVNWQQESIKMFGRQLPMPRLTAWYGDKAYTYSGLQNKPQPWLPVLQELRGKVEQACGQKYNSVLLNLYRTGQDSMGWHADNEPELGQQPSIASLSFGGERRFAFRHRTRKDLKPVPLILSHGSLLLMQGPTQHRWLHHVPKTAKAVQPRINLTFRCVKG
- a CDS encoding aldehyde dehydrogenase, which gives rise to MQQIQNYINGQLVAPVAGQYIDNYNPATGQVYSLIPDSDELDVEQAVQAALAAFPAWANTPAEKRGRLLMKIADLIDQNLDRLAEAESVDNGKPLKLAKAVDIPRASSNMRFYGTAIQHFATEAHFMEGTEAINYTVRHPHGVAGCISPWNLPLYLFTWKIAPALAAGNCVVAKPSEVTPLTAYLLSEICIAAGLPPGVLNIVHGYGQKVGAAITAHPKVPVISFTGGTATGRTIAATAAPMFKKLSLELGGKNPNIIFADCDFNNALHTSIHSSFANQGQICLCGSRIFIERPLYEQFRDTFVEKVKAMRVGDPMEEGTKLGAVVSEQHMQKVLSYIELAQQEGGTILTGGHQVQVEGRCSNGWFIAPTIIEGLPYNCRTNTEEIFGPVVTLTPFDTEEEVIQYANCTDYGLSATIWTSNLQRAHRVAHQVHAGIIWINTWLLRDLRTPFGGMKNSGVGREGGFEALRFFTEPQNVCVKL
- a CDS encoding cation:proton antiporter, with translation MDDYIVAMTVIGVAALAMTWIPTILEKTFISYPVVFLLLGVLLYLLPLGLPTPDPLWREDHVVRLTELSVIISLMGTGLKIRRKFGLKRWRIPLRLVSITMLLCIAAIALLGWSIMGFSVAGAVLLGAALAPTDPVLAEQVQVGPPNDPEEDVVRFSLTAEAGLNDGSAFPFTWLAVVLALAAQEGGGWFTDWLLRDLLYRVVVGAGTGYLIGRGLAYLIFRMPEKTNFPRAQHGFLALSATLVTYGITEMLHGYGFIAVFAAALTMSSIEEEHEYHQQMHDFVNQVERIIMVVLLILFGGSLVTGILDYLTWKGALIGLALLFVIRPATAFPSMLGTLSTTKERLAVSFFGIRGIGSFFYLSFALNKVDLPEANELWSIVAFIVMVSIVLHGLTATKAIQMLDRERKKSGRPVLDSDQTPDEIF
- a CDS encoding FAD-dependent oxidoreductase → MTEKKNIAIMGAGLVGSLLSLYLAKRGHKVDLYERRPDLRKNIVDGGRSINLALSDRGWRALRGIGIEEDVRQVAIPMHGRMMHDEQGTLTFQPYGKEGQSIYSVSRSGLNAALMNLSEPNPDITYHFSRQAMDVNLRTNEVQLRNLETGEVETVQPDLLFGADGAFSVVRGAMQKTERFNYEQSYLEYGYKELSIPPAADGGWAIEKNALHIWPRGKYMMIALPNIDGSFTCTLFFPYEGEQSFAAIKNESDLLAFFQEVFPDAVPLMPTLTQDYFTNPIGSLITVKCFPWSYEGKSLLIGDASHAVVPFYGQGMNAGFEDITVLDQMLHGFEGDDWDALFRAFERRRKPNADAIADLAVMNFIEMRDKVADPRFLLRKKIEGKISAQYPDKWIPLYSMVTFTDLPYSYALETGQQQDKIMKKVMKHIQRIEDYDKPEVQKLLEKQLVQKERLKKYNAAAEA
- a CDS encoding amidohydrolase family protein is translated as MQEKKPILTADNLLKIDIHTHILPATWPNLRERYGYGGFVRLEHHKPCCARMMMDDKFFREIQDNCWDPRVRMHECSRHRVGVQVLSTVPVMFNYWARPEHTYDLSQILNDHIAGIVADYPDRFIGLGTIPMQDTDLAIKELERCVKELGMPGIQIGTNINGCNLDEPKLFPVFEAAEELGAAIFVHPWDMLGKDRTGKYWMPWLVGMPAETTVAICSMIFGGVFERLPKLRVAFAHGGGSFPATIGRIAHGFEVRPDLCAVDNNVNPREYLGKFYLDSLVHDPLMLEYLVNLVGADKIALGTDYPFPLGELEPGKLIESMPYDLATKERMLSGTALEWLNLEREQFVKSSAAVGLPKDQKV
- a CDS encoding DUF4168 domain-containing protein, coding for MNLKQNLKGAAFAALICGAALAAPAAMAQQTAPPTQQAQPQNFSDADLQQFADASARLMTVQQEGEKAMMGILEEEKLSVDKFNQMAQAHQQQKLSEVEATPEEMAAFNNAAQRMMEMQPALQKDLEAAIQQEGMTLEKFEQIMLAYRQDQAVQQRVDQLMQEKQN
- a CDS encoding 3-hydroxyanthranilate 3,4-dioxygenase, which codes for MAITRPFNFKKWIDEHRHLLKPPVGNQQVFKDNDDFIVMVVGGPNARKDYHYDEGEEFFYQLEGDIVLKIIEDGKPVDIPIKEGEIFLLPPRVPHSPQRPANTVGLVMERYRKPGEQDGFLWFCENCGNKLYEEYADVSDIVGQLPVIMSHFWDSMEHRTCNNCGTVMEPPAKPVEAAK
- a CDS encoding SDR family oxidoreductase is translated as MDLNLKNKRALVCGSTQGIGKAIAIELAQLGASVTLIARHEDKLQQVAQELDTQQGQQHDYITADFADPYDLNIRVQAYLNDQPEVHILVNNTGGPAGGPITEAITDEFTAAFNQHLIANHLLAKAVIPHMKEAKYGRIINVISTSVKQPLQGLGVSNTIRGAVASWAKTMANELGPFGITVNNVLPGATRTGRLESIIENKAKKTDAAVDAVEEEMMQEIPARRFAEPEEVAAAAAFLATPAAAYINGINVPVDGGRTGCL